The following coding sequences lie in one Zingiber officinale cultivar Zhangliang chromosome 2B, Zo_v1.1, whole genome shotgun sequence genomic window:
- the LOC122048877 gene encoding uncharacterized protein LOC122048877 — MAPFEALYGRACRSSTFWEEIGESQVLGPQRFQRDAELVGTIRRRMSDAQDQRKSYADQRRRPLEFSLDDHVFLRVSPTKGVRRFGLKDVSITLQPDVASEEVPVRILDRKKRQL; from the exons ATGGCACCatttgaggcattgtatggcagagcatgtagatctTCCACTTTTTGGGAAGAGATTGGAGAGTCACAAGTCTTGGGCCCGCAGCGTTTTCAGCGAGATGCAGAGTTGGTTGGCACCATTAGACGCAGAATGTCAGACGCCCAGGATCAACGgaaaagttatgctgatcagagacggagacctttagagttttctttGGACGATCATGTATTCTTGCGAGTGTCTCCCACCAAGGGAGTTAGGAGATTTGGATTGAAAG ATGTATCGATCACACTTCAACCAGATGTAGCATCTGAGGAAGTTCCAGTACGGATATTGGATCGCAAGAAGCGCCAATTGTGA
- the LOC122047923 gene encoding flavin-containing monooxygenase FMO GS-OX-like 8, which yields MAFDSLQSSKHVCVVGAGPSGLISARELLKEGHSVVVLEQNHDLGGQWLYQDADATATVHSSVFASLRINAPRMYMEFSDFMFTPVEGRDTRNYPGHRELFLYLKDFARCFELTEFIRFNTEVIHVGLATPTQKWIVRSRDRRTDDGQFMEEIFDAVVVATGHYSVPWLPKIKGMEEWKRKQLHSHVYRVPEPFQDEVVVVVGGSISGPEIALELVHVAKEVHISTKNVEIPEKLVKPVAKYEHLHWHQEIELICEDGTVVFADGSSVVADSILYCTGYSYSFPFLDTKGIIHVDEKKIGPLYEYTFAPLSPSLSFVGIPNMFATCRFLESQARRIAQVLSGKRKLPSADNMMKAIEEVQRLKELEEPPKNVIQVIAELLEYYDRYGDQCDFPHLEDWRKENILRQLENGINNFETFRDE from the exons ATGGCTTTTGACTCATTGCAATCGTCTAAGCACGTCTGCGTCGTCGGCGCTGGCCCCTCTGGTCTCATCTCCGCCCGTGAGCTCCTCAAGGAAGGCCACTCCGTCGTCGTGCTGGAGCAGAACCACGACCTCGGCGGCCAGTGGCTCTACCAAGATGCCGACGCCACTGCCACCGTCCACAGCAGCGTCTTCGCCTCCTTGCGCATCAACGCGCCCAGAATGTACATGGAGTTTTCCGACTTCATGTTCACTCCCGTCGAAGGAAGAGACACCAGGAACTACCCCGGCCACCGAGAGCTCTTCCTCTACCTCAAAGACTTCGCCCGGTGTTTCGAGTTAACAGAGTTCATCAGGTTCAACACAGAAGTAATCCATGTCGGCTTGGCGACGCCAACTCAGAAATGGATTGTGAGATCAAGGGACAGGAGAACTGATGACGGTCAGTTCATGGAAGAGATCTTTGATGCGGTTGTCGTCGCCACTGGGCATTACTCAGTGCCCTGGCTTCCAAAAATCAAGG GAATGGAGGAGTGGAAGAGGAAGCAGCTTCACAGCCATGTCTACAGAGTCCCAGAGCCATTCCAAGATGAG GTGGTGGTGGTCGTTGGTGGTTCAATCAGTGGACCAGAGATTGCTCTGGAGCTTGTTCATGTAGCCAAAGAAGTTCATATAAGTACCAAAAACGTCGAAATCCCTGAGAAACTAGTGAAGCCTGTGGCTAAGTATGAACATTTGCATTGGCACCAAGAG ATTGAGTTGATTTGTGAAGACGGAACTGTTGTATTTGCTGATGGTTCAAGTGTGGTTGCTGATAGTATTCTCTACTGTACTGG GTATTCATATTCATTTCCATTCCTGGACACCAAAGGAATCATCCATGTGGATGAGAAAAAAATTGGACCTTTGTATGAATACACATTTGCTCCTCTTTCTCCATCCCTTTCTTTCGTTGGGATTCCAAACATG TTTGCCACCTGTCGATTTTTGGAGTCGCAAGCGAGACGGATAGCTCAGGTTCTCTCTGGGAAGAGGAAGCTGCCGTCGGCAGACAATATGATGAAGGCAATTGAAGAAGTCCAGCGCCTTAAAGAGCTCGAGGAACCACCAAAAAATGTCATACAAGTAATTGCTGAATTATTGGAG TATTATGATAGGTATGGAGATCAATGTGATTTTCCACACTTGGAGGATTGGAGAAAAGAGAACATCCTGCGTCAATTGGAAAATGGCATTAACAATTTTGAAACATTCAGGGATGAGTAG